A single window of Lentilitoribacter sp. Alg239-R112 DNA harbors:
- a CDS encoding antibiotic biosynthesis monooxygenase codes for MSVWVTLELTVRDGAYADLKPFLEEKLPAVRGFDGALSVSILFEETSNKLLLLEEWKSQEHHQAYIAAISENGVMKELLSYMMGPPDVQYYHRVMI; via the coding sequence ATGAGTGTTTGGGTTACATTAGAATTGACTGTTCGAGATGGTGCATATGCCGATTTGAAACCGTTTTTGGAAGAAAAACTACCCGCAGTGCGTGGTTTTGACGGTGCTTTGTCTGTTTCCATTCTATTCGAGGAAACTAGCAATAAATTGTTGCTTCTCGAGGAATGGAAATCACAAGAGCACCATCAGGCCTATATAGCTGCAATCTCTGAAAATGGCGTTATGAAAGAGCTGCTTTCTTACATGATGGGCCCGCCGGATGTTCAGTATTATCATAGAGTTATGATATAA
- a CDS encoding formate dehydrogenase subunit delta, with product MSHDEHKDKLNKKLIRMGNQIATFFSSQDQTTASKDVAEHINKFWEPRMRRDLFDISDKSTDGFHDLLVAALPSINKPRTE from the coding sequence GACAAGCTAAATAAGAAACTGATCCGAATGGGCAACCAGATCGCGACCTTCTTCTCATCACAGGATCAGACAACCGCGTCAAAAGACGTAGCTGAACATATCAATAAGTTCTGGGAGCCCCGCATGCGACGTGATCTATTTGATATATCCGACAAATCAACAGATGGTTTTCATGATTTGCTTGTGGCAGCTTTGCCATCGATAAATAAACCACGTACCGAATGA